One Polycladomyces zharkentensis genomic region harbors:
- a CDS encoding DsrE/DsrF/DrsH-like family protein, which translates to MADKTTIIVFSGDLDKAMASFIIANGAAAMGSEVTMFFTFWGLNILRKENVKVRKKHWMEKLFGAMMPKGPEKLGLSKMNMGGLGGKMMKWAMRRKNVSTLAQLIEMAREQGVKLVACTMSMDVLGIQPEELIDGIDFGGVAAYLGEAYDAKLNLFI; encoded by the coding sequence ATGGCTGACAAAACAACCATTATCGTGTTCAGCGGCGATTTGGACAAAGCGATGGCCAGCTTCATTATCGCCAACGGGGCTGCGGCCATGGGCAGTGAGGTGACGATGTTCTTCACGTTTTGGGGCTTGAACATCTTACGCAAAGAGAACGTAAAAGTCAGAAAAAAACACTGGATGGAAAAACTGTTCGGTGCCATGATGCCGAAGGGTCCGGAAAAATTGGGGCTTTCCAAAATGAACATGGGCGGCCTTGGTGGGAAGATGATGAAATGGGCGATGCGGCGCAAAAACGTGTCCACCCTGGCCCAACTGATTGAGATGGCGCGGGAACAGGGGGTCAAATTGGTTGCTTGCACCATGTCCATGGACGTTTTGGGTATCCAGCCCGAGGAACTGATCGACGGCATCGACTTCGGCGGTGTAGCGGCATACTTGGGCGAAGCTTACGATGCCAAGTTGAACTTGTTCATCTGA
- a CDS encoding SHOCT domain-containing protein has protein sequence MMGMGMGSIMFLIGILRLVIIGLLVYELVKWLTENKHDSNDKAMKILKERFARGEITSEEYEREKRSRIQIKCDSGSISGHFTIIGDAT, from the coding sequence ATGATGGGTATGGGTATGGGCAGCATAATGTTTCTTATAGGTATTCTCCGGCTGGTAATTATCGGTCTGTTGGTATACGAGCTCGTTAAGTGGCTCACCGAAAATAAACACGACTCAAACGACAAAGCGATGAAAATCCTAAAAGAACGGTTTGCTCGGGGAGAAATTACATCGGAAGAGTATGAAAGAGAAAAAAGATCCAGAATACAAATAAAGTGTGACTCGGGTTCAATCTCGGGTCATTTTACTATTATTGGAGATGCTACCTAA
- a CDS encoding metal-sensitive transcriptional regulator, translating into MRLKRVEGQIRGVLRMMEEEATCKEVVTQLTAARTALDKAIAYLVATNMEQCIIEELSHGGDSRKVVQEAIELLIKSR; encoded by the coding sequence ATGCGGCTCAAACGTGTGGAAGGGCAGATTCGCGGCGTCCTGCGCATGATGGAGGAAGAGGCCACCTGCAAGGAAGTTGTCACTCAACTGACTGCCGCCCGCACGGCCCTCGACAAGGCCATCGCCTATCTTGTGGCGACGAACATGGAACAGTGCATCATCGAAGAGCTTTCGCACGGCGGCGATTCACGCAAAGTGGTGCAGGAGGCCATTGAATTGCTCATCAAAAGTCGCTAA
- a CDS encoding heavy metal translocating P-type ATPase, with translation MEQVQDKKVYRVQGFTCASCAAQFEENVKKLPGVRDAKVNFGASKITVYGNPSIQDLEKAGAFENLKIYPENQEVRMEREPFWKRRETIQVGVSLVFLIVGWLMGESYGEKSIPSVVSYLLSMLIGGYALFRKGLLNLVRLQFDMYTLMTIAILGAATIGEWGEGATVVILFAISEALETYSMDKARQSIRTLMDIAPKQALIRRGDEEIMVPVDEIQIGDIMIVKPGQKLAMDGVVVKGSSSINQAPITGESIPVAKNVGDEVYAGTLNEEGLLEVKVTKRVEDTTIAKVIHLVEEAQAERAPSQAFVDRFAKIYTPAILVAGFLVAVVPPLFFQADWGDWIYRGLALLVVGCPCALVVSTPVSIVTAIGNAARNGVLIKGGIHLEEAGALSIIAFDKTGTLTRGVPVVTDFISLVPNKEKEFLGIAVSIEKNSQHPLASAILRKAEEEAAPIQEVEDFTSLTGKGVQAKVNGVLYYIGSPGLFEELLPAGIPDETKKTILDLQKQGKTVMVLGTEIEMLALIAVADEVRESSKEVIQRLHELGIKKTVMLTGDNRATAEAIGKQLGVGEVQAELLPQDKLEFIKQLRSDGSKVAMVGDGVNDAPALAASTVGIAMGGAGTDTALETADIALMADDLKKLPFTIRLSRQALRIIKQNITFSLAIKAIALLLIVPGWLTLWMAIFADMGATLIVTLNGLRLLKVKE, from the coding sequence ATGGAACAAGTGCAAGATAAAAAAGTGTATCGCGTCCAAGGTTTTACCTGTGCCAGTTGTGCAGCGCAGTTTGAAGAGAATGTGAAAAAACTCCCGGGTGTAAGGGATGCCAAGGTGAACTTTGGAGCCTCTAAAATCACCGTATATGGGAATCCTTCCATACAAGATCTAGAGAAGGCTGGCGCATTTGAGAATCTAAAGATCTATCCCGAAAACCAGGAAGTACGTATGGAGAGAGAACCGTTTTGGAAGCGGAGAGAAACCATTCAAGTTGGTGTTTCTCTGGTGTTTCTCATAGTCGGTTGGTTGATGGGTGAGTCTTATGGAGAGAAAAGTATCCCTTCTGTCGTTTCTTACCTGCTCTCCATGCTGATTGGCGGATACGCATTATTCCGGAAAGGATTACTTAACCTCGTTCGATTGCAATTTGATATGTACACCCTGATGACGATTGCGATCTTAGGTGCAGCGACCATAGGTGAATGGGGAGAAGGCGCAACCGTAGTCATTCTCTTTGCCATCAGTGAGGCATTGGAGACTTACTCTATGGATAAAGCCCGTCAATCGATTCGCACTCTCATGGATATTGCACCCAAACAGGCCCTGATTCGCCGTGGAGACGAAGAGATTATGGTTCCGGTCGATGAGATCCAGATCGGGGACATTATGATCGTTAAGCCAGGGCAAAAACTGGCCATGGATGGAGTGGTGGTCAAAGGAAGTTCCTCGATTAACCAAGCTCCGATTACCGGGGAATCCATCCCGGTGGCAAAAAACGTCGGCGATGAAGTGTATGCAGGTACTTTAAACGAAGAAGGATTGCTTGAAGTTAAAGTAACGAAACGGGTGGAAGATACGACCATTGCAAAGGTCATCCATTTGGTCGAAGAAGCTCAAGCGGAACGAGCACCTTCTCAAGCCTTTGTCGATCGTTTCGCGAAGATTTATACCCCTGCCATTCTGGTTGCCGGATTTTTGGTTGCCGTTGTTCCGCCCCTCTTCTTCCAAGCGGATTGGGGCGATTGGATCTATCGCGGATTGGCTCTCTTGGTCGTTGGTTGTCCGTGCGCATTGGTTGTTTCAACACCAGTATCCATTGTGACGGCCATCGGAAATGCCGCACGAAATGGGGTTCTGATCAAAGGCGGGATTCACTTAGAGGAAGCCGGAGCCCTTTCCATCATTGCATTTGATAAAACGGGCACTTTAACACGCGGAGTTCCTGTGGTAACAGACTTTATTTCACTTGTACCCAACAAAGAAAAAGAATTTTTGGGTATTGCAGTATCGATTGAGAAAAACTCGCAGCATCCTTTGGCTTCAGCTATTCTGCGAAAAGCAGAGGAAGAGGCCGCTCCGATCCAAGAGGTTGAAGATTTCACTTCTCTGACAGGAAAAGGGGTACAAGCAAAGGTAAACGGTGTTCTATACTACATTGGTAGTCCTGGTTTATTTGAAGAACTCTTACCAGCTGGCATTCCAGACGAGACAAAGAAAACCATTCTTGACCTCCAAAAACAAGGAAAAACTGTGATGGTACTGGGAACCGAGATCGAAATGCTGGCTCTCATTGCCGTAGCGGATGAAGTAAGAGAAAGCAGTAAAGAAGTGATTCAGCGGTTACATGAGCTGGGGATTAAGAAAACAGTTATGTTGACCGGGGATAACCGAGCCACTGCTGAAGCCATCGGCAAACAATTAGGAGTGGGAGAAGTTCAAGCCGAACTGTTGCCTCAAGACAAATTGGAGTTTATCAAACAACTCCGTTCAGACGGTTCCAAAGTAGCGATGGTCGGTGACGGGGTCAACGATGCGCCTGCTCTGGCGGCCTCGACCGTTGGGATTGCCATGGGCGGAGCTGGAACGGATACGGCGCTCGAAACGGCGGATATTGCACTCATGGCAGACGATTTGAAAAAATTGCCGTTTACCATCCGTTTAAGTCGTCAAGCCCTGAGAATTATCAAGCAAAACATTACCTTTTCCTTGGCGATTAAAGCCATTGCTTTACTGTTGATTGTTCCGGGATGGCTTACTCTCTGGATGGCCATCTTTGCAGATATGGGAGCGACATTGATTGTAACCTTGAATGGACTTCGACTGCTAAAGGTGAAAGAATAA
- a CDS encoding protein-S-isoprenylcysteine O-methyltransferase, with protein MFIFRLFYRWRSKTNQIVDSRKTTLEILLLFLAFVGMLVTPLIYVFTPLLSFADYQLPSWMGWAGVIVLVVAFWLFWRSHADLGRNWSYTLELRKGHQLITSGVYKYIRHPMYAAIWMWGVAQVLLLHNWIAGWSHLLSACFISCVCRAKNK; from the coding sequence ATGTTCATTTTTCGCCTTTTTTATAGGTGGAGGAGTAAAACGAATCAGATTGTCGACAGCCGTAAAACGACTTTAGAGATACTACTACTTTTCCTGGCATTCGTCGGGATGCTAGTAACTCCGTTAATCTATGTTTTCACTCCGTTACTGAGCTTTGCCGATTATCAGCTGCCATCTTGGATGGGATGGGCTGGAGTTATTGTCCTTGTTGTAGCCTTCTGGCTATTCTGGCGCTCTCACGCTGATCTGGGACGAAACTGGTCTTATACCCTTGAATTGAGGAAAGGACATCAACTTATTACCAGTGGAGTATACAAATATATCAGGCATCCCATGTATGCAGCTATTTGGATGTGGGGAGTTGCCCAAGTTTTGTTATTGCATAACTGGATAGCAGGATGGTCCCATTTGTTGTCGGCCTGCTTTATTTCTTGCGTGTGCCGCGCGAAGAACAAATGA
- a CDS encoding ArsR/SmtB family transcription factor, with product MSEERCEIYCYDEEKVKRVQTSLEKVEPMDTAQLFKALADPTRLKIAYALVQEDELCVCDVANIINSSLATASHHLRLLRYMGLAKYRKEGKLVFYSLDDDHVKQLVQLAFDHSKELTTNGTSAR from the coding sequence TTGAGTGAAGAACGCTGTGAAATATATTGTTACGACGAGGAAAAGGTCAAGCGAGTTCAAACTTCATTAGAAAAAGTAGAACCGATGGATACAGCCCAACTGTTTAAAGCACTCGCAGATCCAACTCGTTTAAAAATTGCTTATGCCTTAGTACAAGAGGATGAGCTTTGTGTCTGTGACGTAGCCAATATTATTAACTCTTCTTTGGCAACTGCTTCTCATCATTTGCGTTTACTTCGTTACATGGGCTTGGCAAAGTACCGGAAAGAAGGGAAGCTCGTTTTTTATTCCCTAGACGATGATCATGTAAAACAACTTGTGCAATTGGCGTTTGATCATAGTAAGGAGTTGACCACAAATGGAACAAGTGCAAGATAA